The proteins below come from a single Tribolium castaneum strain GA2 chromosome 9, icTriCast1.1, whole genome shotgun sequence genomic window:
- the LOC103312625 gene encoding uncharacterized protein LOC103312625 isoform X1: MVRLIEYKILLFTVSVTSLTVCSLVISIGGLEIYVDLKNLSAGDGSASFMTHKLVSFAILCTANILIFVNMAYMSVHALRAERYNWYVSCHYFLYIVCELASALVIFTEFDEFYHPIGLASLVAVQFVLLFMITCFAELIFDRVEDLLAEENESLLHKRTVATIRRRTKKRMPCVRIDLHNTKGAGTSRQAKFNVSTFY; the protein is encoded by the exons GTTTCCGTTACGTCTTTG ACAGTTTGTTCTTTAGTAATTTCAATTGGAGGTCTTGAGATCTACGTGGACCTAAAGAATCTTAGTGCAGGTGACGGTTCTGCCTCCTTCATGACGCATAAACTAGTCTCGTTTGCGATTCTCTGCactgcaaatattttaatctttGTAAATATGGCATACATGTCAGTTCATGCTTTACGT GCGGAAAGGTACAACTGGTACGTCAGTTGCCACTACTTTTTATACATTGTGTGTGAATTAGCCTCTGCTTTAGTCATTTTTACCgaatttgatgaattttacCATCCGATAGGATTAGCGAGCTTGGTCGCTGTACAGTTTg tattgttatttatgATCACCTGTTTTGCTGAGTTGATTTTTGACAGAGTTGAGGATCTGCTTGCCGAAGAAAATGAGAGTCTACTTCATAAAAGAACCGTAGCTACTATCAGAAGACGCACCAAAAAGCGTATGCCGTGTGTTAGGATCGACTTGCATAACACCAAAGGTGCCGGTACTTCTCGTCAAGCAAAATTTAATGTCTCGACATTTTATTAA